A single genomic interval of Persephonella atlantica harbors:
- the gatB gene encoding Asp-tRNA(Asn)/Glu-tRNA(Gln) amidotransferase subunit GatB, with translation MGEFEPVIGLEVHVQMSTKTKCFCSCRVEFGAEPNSNVCPVCLGMPGSLPVLNRKALEYAIKASLALNCKVHNLSVFARKNYFYPDLPKGYQISQYDKPLATDGYIDIKVDGKVERIRIHRLHMEEDAGKTIHEGGYSYVDLNRAGTPLMEIVSEPDIRSAVGARLYLEKLRNIMRYIGVSDADMEKGQLRCDVNISLRPKGEETFGTKVEIKNINSFRFVQKAIEYEIERQTKILKKGGDIVQETRLFDEKTGKTFTMRTKEEAHDYRYFPDPDLIPVRITSDFIQQIKDSLPELPDEKEKRYVKELGLTEYDAEVLVADKDRAEFFELSVKHYPKNPKSIANWIINELLGKLNEAGIEISESPVKPEHIAQIVELIDSGAISTKIAKEVFEETFETGKEPKQVVEEKGLKQVSDEGEIRKIVEKILSEYPAEVEKYKSGNTKLIGFFVGQVMKATRGKANPKVVNKILSELLNQ, from the coding sequence ATGGGAGAGTTTGAACCTGTTATTGGACTGGAAGTGCATGTTCAGATGTCCACAAAAACAAAATGTTTCTGCAGTTGCAGGGTAGAGTTTGGAGCAGAGCCTAACAGCAATGTATGTCCTGTATGTCTTGGAATGCCCGGAAGTTTACCGGTCTTAAACAGAAAAGCCCTTGAGTATGCGATAAAGGCATCATTGGCACTCAACTGCAAAGTTCACAATCTTTCTGTCTTTGCCCGTAAAAATTACTTTTATCCAGACCTTCCAAAGGGTTACCAGATATCCCAGTATGACAAACCTCTGGCTACTGACGGATATATTGATATAAAAGTAGATGGAAAAGTTGAAAGGATAAGGATACATAGACTGCATATGGAAGAAGATGCAGGAAAGACGATACACGAAGGGGGATACTCTTACGTTGACCTGAACAGGGCGGGAACGCCTCTAATGGAGATAGTTTCAGAACCAGATATAAGGTCTGCTGTTGGCGCAAGGCTTTATCTTGAAAAGCTGAGAAACATTATGAGGTATATAGGTGTTTCTGATGCTGACATGGAAAAAGGACAGCTCAGATGCGACGTGAATATATCCCTCAGACCAAAGGGGGAAGAAACATTTGGAACAAAGGTTGAGATAAAAAATATAAACTCCTTCCGTTTTGTCCAGAAGGCAATAGAGTATGAGATAGAAAGACAGACAAAGATACTGAAAAAGGGAGGAGATATAGTTCAGGAAACAAGACTGTTTGATGAGAAGACAGGTAAGACCTTCACAATGAGAACAAAGGAAGAAGCCCACGACTACAGATATTTCCCTGACCCTGACCTGATACCTGTAAGAATTACATCAGATTTTATACAGCAGATAAAAGATTCTCTCCCAGAGCTTCCTGATGAAAAAGAAAAGAGGTATGTAAAGGAGCTTGGTTTAACAGAGTACGATGCAGAGGTGTTAGTTGCAGACAAAGACAGGGCTGAATTTTTTGAGCTGTCAGTTAAACATTATCCGAAAAATCCAAAATCTATTGCAAACTGGATAATAAACGAGCTTTTAGGGAAACTGAATGAAGCTGGAATAGAGATATCAGAAAGTCCAGTTAAACCTGAGCATATTGCTCAGATTGTTGAGCTTATAGATAGCGGAGCAATATCCACAAAGATAGCAAAAGAGGTTTTTGAGGAAACATTTGAAACAGGAAAAGAGCCTAAACAGGTAGTAGAGGAGAAAGGTCTGAAGCAGGTGTCTGACGAAGGGGAAATAAGAAAGATTGTGGAGAAAATATTATCTGAATATCCTGCAGAGGTT
- the ahcY gene encoding adenosylhomocysteinase: protein MDYHVKDISLAEKGKLRIEWAEKDMPVLRQIRERFEKEKPLKGITIAACLHVTTETANLMVTLKAGGADVYLTASNPLSTQDDVAAALVKYYNIPTFAIHGEDTDTYYQHIKEVLDRKPNITMDDGGDLISTLHKERQELIPNIYGGTEETTTGVIRFKAMEKDGVLKFPVIAVNDAYTKHLFDNRYGTGQSTIDGILRATNRLLAGSVFVVAGYGWCGRGVAMRAQGMGAEVVVTEVDPLKALEARMDGFRVMPMIEAAKIADFIVTVTGNINVIDKQHFEVMKDGCIVANSGHFDVEINLKVLKEMSVSQREIRENVRGYKMPDGRNIYVLAEGRLVNLAAAEGHPAQVMDMSFANQALSAEYLVNNHQNLKPKVYKVPDELDFEVAKLKLNAMGIKIDNLTPEQKEYLSSWEHGT from the coding sequence ATGGACTACCATGTAAAAGATATATCTTTAGCTGAAAAAGGAAAGCTGAGAATTGAATGGGCAGAAAAGGATATGCCTGTTCTCAGACAAATCAGAGAAAGATTTGAAAAAGAAAAACCCCTTAAAGGAATAACCATTGCTGCATGTCTTCATGTTACTACAGAAACGGCAAATCTGATGGTAACACTAAAGGCTGGAGGAGCAGATGTTTACCTGACAGCCTCAAATCCTCTTTCAACACAGGACGATGTTGCCGCAGCACTGGTTAAATATTACAACATTCCAACCTTCGCCATACACGGCGAAGATACAGACACTTATTACCAGCACATAAAAGAGGTTTTAGACAGAAAACCTAACATAACAATGGACGATGGAGGAGACCTTATATCAACACTCCACAAAGAAAGACAGGAGCTCATTCCAAACATATATGGAGGAACAGAAGAAACCACAACAGGAGTAATAAGATTTAAAGCAATGGAAAAGGATGGGGTTCTAAAATTCCCTGTTATCGCTGTTAACGATGCATACACAAAACACCTTTTTGACAACAGATACGGAACAGGTCAGTCAACAATAGATGGAATACTGAGAGCCACGAACAGACTTTTAGCCGGCTCTGTTTTTGTTGTCGCAGGTTACGGCTGGTGCGGAAGAGGTGTTGCAATGAGAGCACAGGGAATGGGAGCGGAAGTTGTAGTTACAGAAGTTGACCCACTGAAAGCATTAGAGGCAAGGATGGACGGGTTCAGAGTCATGCCTATGATAGAAGCTGCAAAAATTGCTGATTTTATTGTTACAGTAACAGGAAATATCAATGTTATTGATAAACAGCATTTTGAAGTTATGAAAGATGGATGTATTGTGGCAAATTCAGGACATTTTGACGTTGAGATAAATCTGAAAGTTCTCAAAGAGATGTCTGTCTCCCAGAGAGAAATAAGAGAAAATGTAAGGGGGTACAAAATGCCTGACGGCAGGAATATATATGTTTTAGCTGAAGGAAGACTGGTAAACTTAGCTGCAGCTGAAGGACATCCTGCACAGGTAATGGATATGTCATTTGCAAATCAGGCTCTTTCTGCAGAATATTTAGTAAATAACCATCAAAATCTAAAACCAAAAGTATACAAAGTTCCTGACGAGCTTGACTTTGAGGTTGCCAAACTTAAACTAAATGCTATGGGGATAAAGATAGACAATCTAACACCTGAACAGAAAGAATACCTTTCAAGCTGGGAACATGGAACATAA
- a CDS encoding DUF465 domain-containing protein: protein MTREEAIKILLETDEEFKKWHDERQELKWKIQKLEKHYPPDPELEAEEERMKRRKLYLKDLMEQRIKEFLQKNS, encoded by the coding sequence ATGACAAGGGAAGAAGCTATCAAAATCCTGTTAGAAACAGATGAAGAGTTTAAAAAATGGCATGATGAGAGACAGGAGCTGAAATGGAAAATACAGAAGCTGGAAAAACATTATCCCCCTGACCCAGAATTAGAAGCAGAAGAAGAGAGAATGAAAAGAAGAAAACTGTATTTAAAAGATTTAATGGAACAGAGAATAAAAGAGTTTTTACAAAAAAATTCCTAA